The genomic window CCGGCAAACCCATGTTAAAACTCTTCTGACTGACACACTCCGCACCCCCACACATTTCActcacacagcagctctccccacACTTCTTGAAGCAGAACTGGCAGATTTGCTGCTTCCTTTTATACCCAAATGTGGGCAGAAGTTTGCATCAGAATTTGGGGATTTCCTGCACTGTCCTCCCACAGAAATTCCTGATATCGATGCCAGCTCTCTCAGGCAAACACACAATCGGCACGGCAGCTCTGCAAAGGTCTTTTAGCAAGCTCTGTGCTAAAGAAAACACCGGCACCTCCCGAGCCAACATCTAAAGCAACGGCCCAGTGGTGCCTTCGCTTCCCTTTGCTTCCACCGCCCGTGCGCGCCCCGCACCCAAACCCCCTCACAGCCCGCACCCCTCGCTGCCCGAGCAGCGCTGCGGTTTCGGGAGCCGAGGAAACAGTTCCGCCTTTCACCGCGATACCGCCCCATTCCCGCAGGATGCCCCGCGGGCGGGGACAGCGCGGAGCTGCCCCGGGCCCCTcccgccccgcgcagccccAGCGCGGCCGAGGCCGCTTGGCCGCGCCCCTGCCCGGCCGGCGACAACCGCGGAGAGGAGACAGcgcccgccgggccgggccagcGACACCCAACCCCGCCGGGCCCTGCCAGAAGGCTCTTCCTCCTGCCCGACACATACGGGTATGATTTAGATCTGAAAAGGGAGACATAGAACCATGCAGTGCTTATACTTCTTTTATTATTCCAGGAACGGGACCCACAAAATACATCCCAATATAAGGAAAGCTGTTACATCTCTGTCTTTGGTATTATACAGGTAAACTATGGtgtttaagaaaatattaatagGATAAACATATAACagtagccaaaaaaaaaatttgaaattaacTTTCTCCTTCAAATATTCCATAGGCGGCAGCTGCccttttatttcattctttgATAAATGACCAGAACCAGGGGACAGGCAATAAACCCAAGTGTCCTGGAGTGGGGAATAAAGGTACTCGCCCCACAAATACCTCCCAGGTACATCTCTTATAACAGCATACTTTCATTCCCATTCATGCCTAAGTGCGGCTCCAGTTGTTAGCTAAAAGCCCCCATCTATGAAGGATGTTCTGCAAtacctggaacaggctgccaaAAACTCCTTTCAGCTCCAGGCAATGTATCAAGGCACTCAATGGAGGAGACTGGAAGGTAAAAGTGGAGGGCAGCTCCAAATGTGCTCCAGCCTTGTCACAAGCAGAAGTAACAATCCCATGGGCTCTCACTGCCTGACTCTGCCTGCTGGACACCAAAAGTGAAGTCAAGCACAGAAGAAGCACTCACAAAGCAAGTGGGATGGTTCTTGTGTCAGCAAGAACCTGGAGACCTCTGCACACAGGCACAGGAGGGGTTGGAcatggcagctgctctgtttgTCTAAGCAGATCTGTTATTCCTGCCAAGCCTAAGATCAAGACTACAGAAGAAGttcaggcacagctgaaagAGACAATTAGTGCAGAATGAGTCACCTTGTTCTAGGGAAATATGAATTTATTGCCTGAAGGCACCTATGCAGCCAAGCCATCTCCTCCTTAGGGACAGCAAAATCTGCCACAGAACAAAATGCTGCAAGTTTTGTTGTGCcggatgaagaagagaaagggaTGATCAGCAGTGAATTGTGGAACTATCATTGCACAGCACTTCATCAACAGcccagtggcagcagctgcttcagTGCCTTCTTCATTGACTTCCACAAAGGATTTGTGAATCACTTCAGAGAGCACCAGCTCATTACCAGGTGAGATTCCTGAAAAGTCAGCCTTCCCTGACTCAAATGCATCAGGCATTCCCATGCTGCTCAGAAGCGGTTTCAGATCATAATTTTCTTCCAGTTTAAATCGGGGTAAATACACCCTCACTTTTGTAGATTTCATCATTTCAGGGCTGATCCAACCCATCAGCTTCTCATATGTAAGTTCTCTTTCCAGCTGAAGAAAAATGCCAAATTTACTTAATTACAATGAGAATTGAGATCATATTACATAGCCAAAGTACTGATTTCTGTTTGCTTATTCACGTGGCACATAATATGCATggggtttttccttttgttatGCATGAAGactgtgggtttttcttttcatttttatttgggGAATAAATAACTCAAGAAGCCTTGGTAATAAATTCCTGGACGAGATTGCCAAAGAGCCCAAACTGGTATCCTACGCTCAGCACAAAAGAGATCCTGCCCTTTCCTCTGAGCCTCTTTCCAGCCAGTGAGCCACACACCACCTcccagctgctcagcacacaaCACCTACAGGACAAGCCCCAGCACTTCCAAAGAGcccacccaaaatcccctctcCCCATTCCATCATCACCATACTGTGCCTTCCCCACAACCACAGCTGACCTCTGCCcctgagcagggccagctctgCTTCCAGAGCCTCTGCctaaggcagcagcacacggcctgagcagcactgtccgtgctgcaggggctgtccctttggggacagggaggagagggacatttctgctggccttgagcacCAGAGACACAATTGCTCTGGAACTCAACTGCAGGTCTCTGTGCAATATCAGACTTTCTTCCCTGGAACGATTCAGGCTGTCTTTGCACTCAGCTCAACTACTTACTCTCTCCAAGCCTGTGGAGCCATCCTGGATTGCATCAGGGAGCAGGATGATCATGCTCAGTTCATTACCCACATAGGGCAGCTCCAGGATTTTGGTCTGGAAGTCCCCAATGTAGGTCATGTTAAAATTTGCCTCCCTGAACATCATCTGCACAGGTCTGGTCTCGTTCTAGAAATCAAGAGATGCCAACAGTTAGTGCTGAGCTTCTCTGCTGGTCTCGCACTacaaagcaggcagcaagtTACTCAGGGCATTTTAGGATTTGACCAAAGCGAACTGATCACACACCACTGATCTACAGCAGTCCTATTCACTGCAGCCCTACCACTGCCTTTTGGAAAGCATGAGGTAAAacctggccaggagcagcagcaatgcaCAATATTCCACCACAACTCAAAAGTTGAGATTATTCATCTGCCCTGTATCTTGCGGTGTTGCAACTTGAAACCTGGTTGTAAGTTTGCACAGCTGTAGGGAATAGAAACTGCAACAGTGTCTTTGGATACTCCTGCCAGCTTTTTCAACACATTCCAATAGGGAGTGACCAAGGTGGCAGGAGCCTAGTCATTCCAACAGTCTCTGAAATGCTGTTGGAGGTAGTCTTGGGGTAAGCAGCAACATTCCCTCATTTAGAAGTTATATCAGCACTTTCAAATACTCCTGGATTTATTTCACcactgcagggagggacagTTTCCAGGCAGGCATGAGATCTTCAATTTTCCTCAATGGTTGCTTCAAGCAGGTGACTTAAGGAAGGCACATTACCAGGTCTTGTTCATGGCTCCTGgaggccagcccagggctgcaaaGAATCCtgaggggcagccacagcctgccCATGCCAGAGGCCAAGTCCTCCTCAGGAGCAGTTCTAAAAACGAGACTGCAGAGCAGGTCTTCAGAGGACATTTGCTTTCCATTTCATATGGATTGGCTCAGGGGCAGGAATGCAGCAAGGAAGCTCTGACTGAAGAAGACTTAAATTCACAAACTTTCACACCTGTCTTTGTGCTATATCAGAAGTTCTAGTAATGATGTGAAAGTTCAGAGAAAGTCAGCAAAGAGAGACTtcaaatgaaagggagggggaTCAAGGAATCTCACACAGCCTATCCAAGGGAACCCTGATTGAAAGATCTAATTTCTTCCTTAAGGTGGTCATTTCAGACAACATCCACCTAACTGTCTATTGTCAGCATTTTAGCACATCATACCTTATTAATTTGGAATGGCCTTTCTCTGGTACTCTGTTTGTTGAACTGCTCTTCCCAGTTGCCTTTGAAATAGATGGCATTCACCAACACAAGCCTGGTCAGGGAATCAAGAGTCCCCTCTGCCAACAGGTTCTGAATTTTACCTTTAAGgcacaaagaaaaaacacacaTTAATTAAGAGGTTGACATGGATCTAATTACTATCCAAGATAGTATCTGGTCTGCGGTTAATAAACAATAGAGAAGAGAATCATGTACCAGGCACAGCAACAGCTCAGCATTTGAGTTGTTTGAATTCACAATCCTCTATCCTGAACTAGGTGTTTACCCAGACAATGGCTCCCATTAAACACTACTGGGCCCTTGGAAAAGCACTCACCTTCAGTTCTTTCCTCTACCCAGCCATTGATTTGTTTCCTGGAATCCTCCCAAGCATGCAGGAAGTCCATCTGTTCCAGGCCAGCATGGTAGGATTTCTGACTGGACTCTATAAATGACTAACAGGGACATTCACAACAGATTTTCAGCAAGAGATTCACTCTCATTCAGACACAGATGATTCTTGCATTCCCCAAGGAAATCTGCTAGCTTTTCTTCCTCAGCTTCATATAGAACCATTAATGTTCAGGCTGACATGTTTCTACTAGGAATTATACCACTTCTTTGAACTgggtatttatttttatggctTATGCACTATACTACAAACATCTACAGTTCATTGACAATAATGAGAGagtttttttcttgtattcaTTTTGTGCTTCATTGGCACAACGTAtgatttaatatattttctttgtaAGACTTGTGCTAAGAGATACATCAACCATTTGTCCCACAGCCAAATAGATGAATGGATCACAGAACCCTCAAGAGAAAAGCCTGATGGATTTTACCCTGCTTAGCATCACTTGTCCAGTTACaacacaaattatttaaaaaggaGATTCTCCACCAGGTTTACATACCAGGCTCTGGCAGAATCCATTGCACTCCTGACTCTCAGCACAGAAACATTGGAAATCAAACCCCAAAGCCTGCCTTGACCTCCAGAGGATAGACGTAGCAAGTACATTATCCTAAGAATCATCACAAATTTAATGGCTACTCACTGCAAGAAACTCAAAGGTCTTTTCTCCATAGAGCCGGTTCGCAGTTCTCAGGATGTATTTGGTGTTTGGATCATTAATTTCAGAGAGAAGGGACTGATACCCATTGTGAGCATCCTGGGCATTCTTCAGAGAAAGCACCTGCACAAagacaacatccacagcagTGTCATTAACTTCTCTAAACACACTTGCTTCAGCATGatcatttttatattaaaattacatttaagtTACATTTAAGTTAAACGCTGTGATTTGAAGCCATCACACCTCCCATCTGGAGCTTATCAAGGAAGGCATATCTGATGTACCCAGCAAGGTATTGCACAGCTCATAAATTGGGGAGCAGCAGAGTCAGCAGTCCTGATTTTCCTTCCCTCAAGGCAAGCGCtacaggatcatagaatggcttgggtgggaagggacctgtGGGGACAATCTGCTCCAAAGCCTTGCCCAAGCAGGGACACCTAGATCTGGTAGCTCAGACTGTCTCCAGAAGGATTTTGAGTATCTGCAACTATAGCAACAACACAGATTTCTGAGAATTTTTTATAAAGTACATGGAAACATGATATGAGTTTACACTCCCCTCCTACTTTGCAATGGAAGCAAACCAAAAGGACTGATCCTGCACTTTATATTGTCACTTTCTACATAACACAGAAGTCAAGAGATATCTGCTACCtgaacaaatttttaaaaaggaataaatgaaGTTGCAGTTACCAGTCTGAAATGTAGACTGTGggactttaaaaatattttattgtgcCTGGCTTCATTTTCAGAACGTGTATCATATCATAATAAGCCCAAgcaagcaaggaaaagaaaaaaatttctgtaGTCCCCTATTGACCAATAAAAACAATTCCAAGTACATCCTAATTACATTGTAAAGAACATCAGTCtcaaaaatgacagaaaaactCGCCGATATTGAATCCAGAAACCTCTTCATTACCTACTGAACAAAGCTCACACtgaaaaaccaaagaaaacaggTTCTGTTTACACACACACTCCAGAGGAAGAGCTCTGCTCTCTCACGCCACAGTGACAATCACAGTTTAGCACAAGTGCATGTCACAGACTGAGGACACATCTCTTCCTCATATGATCCCATCAAATGCAATCCAATAACTTTACTGTGACCTACCTTACGAATTTGGGCTTCAGTGCTACCTCTTGCACCCAGCAAAACCATAGACAATGCAGAAGAAATACTAAATGGTGAAAAGAACACATTCTGCCCACTGTTCTTCTCACACAGCTTTCTTAACAGGTCCACAGCAAAAGTGCTGTTTGCTGCACAGAGGCTTTCCATGCTTCCCAGCCTGGGACATAAAACACAGAACGAGAACGATTCAAATTTATTTGAATACAAAACAGTTATTTGTTATTTGTATACCTTCTACACTTCCCAGCATAAGCTAGGCAGCAAAGGCTGGAAAATTATCAGCTCACTGAAAACTGATTTGGTGCCACAAGCACCTGAGATCCCATACTACACCTTTGAGTTATTTTACTAATTTAGAGGCTACTTCAAATTTCAATCCCATACCTACACAGTGTGACTTCTTTTGAGGTGATCAGGCACAACAGCATTTTCTGCAGGACTTCCTGTAAGAAGTTCCTCTTGACTTCACAAAGCAAATAATTTCCCTTCATTGGACCACCAGAGGCAAAGTTAGAACAGCAGAATTACCAACTCTTACCTTCTCTAAGTCTACAGACCTTCAGTGGTAGCTGCAGCTTGCTCCTGTGTATGCACGCTGGGTTTTAAACCTGCCCGCCAGGCTAGGAGAAGCCAGCAGAAGGACTTTGCCTAAAAGCAAGAGAACAAGCAAGAATTTCATTGTCATTAAAACAatcttttgccaaaaaataggaaaaaaaaacctccacaaaCAAATcgaaaaaaataagaatattaagaatattataaaaaaataaaaatattctttcacaATAAGAAATCCCAAACAAACTAAAATCCCCAACCATACTAAGCAAATATAAATCACATTATAATAGGATATTTGCTCCGCACATTACCAACAACTTTACTTATCGCTCCAAGTTAATGCGACTACATATAAAAGAAAACTTCGTTGCATTATAACTGGAAATTGGAAGGATTTGTGCCGGCAAACCCATGTTAAAACTCTTCTGACTGACACACTCCGCACCCCCACACATTTCActcacacagcagctctccccacACTTCTTGAAGCAGAACTAGCAGATTTGCTGCTTCCTTTTATACCCAAATGTGGGCAGAAGTTTGCATCAGAATTTGGGGATTTCCTGCACTGTCCTCCCACAGAAATTCCTGATATCGATGCCAGCTCTCTCAGGCAAACACACAATCGGCACGGCAGCTCTGCAAAGGTCTTTTAGCAAGCTCTGTGCTAAAGAAAACACCGGCACCTCCCGAGCCAACATCTAAAGCAACGGCCCAGTGGTGCCTTCGCTTCCCTTTGCTTCCACCGCCCGTGCGCGCCCCGCACCCAAACCCCCTCACAGCCCGCACCCCTCGCTGCCCGAGCAGCGCTGCGGTTTCGGGAGCCGAGGAAACAGTTCCGCCTTTCACCGCGATACCGCCCCATTCCCGCAGGATGCCCCGCGGGCGGGGACAGCGCGGAGCTGCCCCGGGCCCCTcccgccccgcgcagccccAGCGCGGCCGAGGCCGCTTGGCCGCGCCCCTGCCCGGCCGGCGACAACCGCGGAGAGGAGACAGcgcccgccgggccgggccagcGACACCCAACCCCGCCGGGCCCTGCCAGAAGGCTCTTCCTCCTGCCCGACACATACGGGTATGATTTAGATCTGAAAAGGGAGACATAGAACCATGCAGTGCTTATACTTCTTTTATTATTCCAGGAACGGGACCCACAAAATACATCCCAATATAAGGAAAGCTGTTACATCTCTGTCTTTGGTATTATACAGGTAAACTATGGtgtttaagaaaatattaatagGATAAACATATAACagtagccaaaaaaaaaatttgaaattaacTTTCTCCTTCAAATATTCCATAGGCGGCAGCTGCccttttatttcattctttgATAAATGACCAGAACCAGGGGACAGGCAATAAACCCAAGTGTCCTGGAGTGGGGAATAAAGGTACTCGCCCCACAAATACCTCCCAGGTACATCTCTTATAACAGCATACTTTCATTCCCATTCATGCCTAAGTGCGGCTCCAGTTGTTAGCTAAAAGCCCCCATCTATGAAGGATGTTCTGCAAtacctggaacaggctgccaaAAACTCCTTTCAGCTCCAGGCAATGTATCAAGGCACTCAATGGAGGAGACTGGAAGGTAAAAGTGGAGGGCAGCTCCAAATGTGCTCCAGCCTTGTCACAAGCAGAAGTAACAATCCCATGGGCTCTCACTGCCTGACTCTGCCTGCTGGACACCAAAAGTGAAGTCAAGCACAGAAGAAGCACTCACAAAGCAAGTGGGATGGTTCTTGTGTCAGCAAGAACCTGGAGACCTCTGCACACAGGCACAGGAGGGGTTGGAcatggcagctgctctgtttgTCTAAGCAGATCTGTTATTCCTGCCAAGCCTAAGATC from Agelaius phoeniceus isolate bAgePho1 chromosome 1, bAgePho1.hap1, whole genome shotgun sequence includes these protein-coding regions:
- the LOC129118777 gene encoding serpin B6-like isoform X1; protein product: MESLCAANSTFAVDLLRKLCEKNSGQNVFFSPFSISSALSMVLLGARGSTEAQIRKVLSLKNAQDAHNGYQSLLSEINDPNTKYILRTANRLYGEKTFEFLASFIESSQKSYHAGLEQMDFLHAWEDSRKQINGWVEERTEGKIQNLLAEGTLDSLTRLVLVNAIYFKGNWEEQFNKQSTRERPFQINKNETRPVQMMFREANFNMTYIGDFQTKILELPYVGNELSMIILLPDAIQDGSTGLERLERELTYEKLMGWISPEMMKSTKVRVYLPRFKLEENYDLKPLLSSMGMPDAFESGKADFSGISPGNELVLSEVIHKSFVEVNEEGTEAAAATGLLMKCCAMIVPQFTADHPFLFFIRHNKTCSILFCGRFCCP
- the LOC129118777 gene encoding serpin B6-like isoform X2, with protein sequence MPSLISSRWEVLSLKNAQDAHNGYQSLLSEINDPNTKYILRTANRLYGEKTFEFLASFIESSQKSYHAGLEQMDFLHAWEDSRKQINGWVEERTEGKIQNLLAEGTLDSLTRLVLVNAIYFKGNWEEQFNKQSTRERPFQINKNETRPVQMMFREANFNMTYIGDFQTKILELPYVGNELSMIILLPDAIQDGSTGLERLERELTYEKLMGWISPEMMKSTKVRVYLPRFKLEENYDLKPLLSSMGMPDAFESGKADFSGISPGNELVLSEVIHKSFVEVNEEGTEAAAATGLLMKCCAMIVPQFTADHPFLFFIRHNKTCSILFCGRFCCP